A window of the Egibacter rhizosphaerae genome harbors these coding sequences:
- the pgsB gene encoding poly-gamma-glutamate synthase PgsB — protein sequence MTPFGTSDDVVFLAALCAALLLLVAGIVERRRHRARLGAVEVRVAVNGSRGKSTVVRLATGALDAGGFRTLGKTTGSEPRLLRAWEGEEEPIHRRPEGPNVGEQLGVVRRAADLGADALVAEVMAINPDYQRSFVDELTAANVLVVTNVLGDHLEEMGPTTADVAAAFGDAMPDRGTVVIAPGPHADALRSAARARGNTVVTADPEAVDPAVLRGFEHLVFAEHVALVLALADVLGIPADAALLGMRAAPVDPLATRLLPVGDPERPALFVNAFGANDPTSSLAVWQHVLDRGHASDGLVTIMNCRGDRIGRTRQFVEEVLGHLPIDTLVVTGSATQPVLRAVEHGDLRVHEVRDYTDLAPNRVVEALLPLLTDRVLLGVGNLHGGGVEIVRGLEQHAVGQRAGTSG from the coding sequence ATGACACCTTTCGGGACCTCTGACGACGTCGTCTTCCTGGCGGCACTGTGCGCGGCTCTGCTCCTGCTCGTTGCGGGCATCGTGGAGCGGCGCCGACATCGGGCGCGCCTGGGCGCGGTCGAAGTGCGTGTCGCGGTGAACGGGAGCAGGGGCAAGTCGACTGTCGTGCGTCTGGCGACCGGCGCGCTCGACGCCGGTGGCTTCCGGACGCTCGGGAAGACCACCGGGTCCGAGCCGCGCCTTCTCCGCGCGTGGGAGGGCGAGGAGGAACCCATCCACCGGCGCCCGGAAGGGCCGAACGTGGGCGAGCAGTTGGGGGTCGTCCGTCGCGCGGCGGACCTGGGAGCGGACGCACTCGTCGCCGAGGTCATGGCGATCAACCCGGATTACCAGCGCAGCTTCGTGGACGAGCTGACGGCGGCGAACGTCCTCGTCGTCACCAACGTGCTCGGCGATCATCTCGAGGAGATGGGCCCCACGACCGCGGACGTCGCGGCCGCCTTCGGGGACGCGATGCCCGATCGCGGCACCGTCGTGATCGCCCCGGGACCGCATGCCGACGCCCTGCGATCGGCGGCGCGAGCCCGCGGCAACACGGTCGTGACGGCCGACCCCGAGGCCGTGGATCCCGCCGTCCTGCGCGGGTTCGAGCACCTCGTGTTCGCCGAGCACGTCGCTCTGGTGCTCGCGCTCGCCGACGTGCTGGGAATCCCGGCCGACGCGGCACTGCTTGGCATGCGCGCCGCTCCCGTGGACCCGCTCGCGACACGACTTCTCCCGGTCGGCGACCCCGAGCGTCCCGCGCTGTTCGTCAATGCATTCGGTGCGAACGACCCCACCTCGTCCCTGGCGGTGTGGCAACACGTTCTGGACCGCGGCCACGCCTCCGACGGGCTCGTGACGATCATGAACTGCCGCGGCGATCGCATCGGCCGGACCCGGCAGTTCGTGGAGGAGGTGTTGGGGCATCTGCCGATCGACACCCTCGTCGTGACCGGATCGGCCACCCAGCCGGTGCTCCGGGCGGTCGAGCACGGCGACCTCCGGGTACACGAGGTGCGCGACTACACTGACCTGGCACCGAATCGGGTCGTGGAGGCCCTCCTGCCCTTGCTGACCGATCGGGTGTTGCTCGGCGTCGGCAATCTGCATGGTGGCGGCGTGGAGATCGTCCGAGGCCTCGAGCAGCACGCGGTCGGTCAGCGAGCAGGAACGAGCGGCTAG
- a CDS encoding bifunctional [glutamine synthetase] adenylyltransferase/[glutamine synthetase]-adenylyl-L-tyrosine phosphorylase, with product MAEPGAGSPAHLPANAAEERTDPARSTRDPTSALFARIGVSREEGAQSLSTLGVWTADGPVWEDDRGWTAPAVVDALTTAPAPAPALRGLVRIVETYGVAAVRGDPHLIARLAALAAVSDALVDVAITHPEVLELLAGVLDPDLVERVRQRANQALAGQDDEGAAAGLARVQRLGLLRIAARDLIGLADTPSASAELADLAAGLLRAALDRAQRDEDVRVAVIGMGKLGGRELNYVSDVDVMFVHEGDGDAATRVCRRFLALLRERTADGQVYDVDANLRPEGRDGPLSRTLDAYRAYYDRWAHTWEYQALLKARPVAGDPELGRAFAELTAPYVWPDRRERDAIGEIQAMKTSVEESAAVQKAGSREVKLAPGGIRDIEFAVQLLQLVHGRHDPALRSPNTLEALASLADHGYVDEGDANLFGDAYQFLRTVEHRLQLRGLRRTHVVPQDEARRDRLARACGFRDIRAETAASQFDREYARVQSYVRRLHEKLFYRPLLGRFAELSASDQLVVDGAESELGHQAAIERLAALGFAVPERALRDLEALAGGVSRRARLLRALLPGMLATFAEAPDPDGGLSAFRELAERLEKTPQFLRTLQDNPPVGDVLARVLGQSRLVGEWLARQPELLPGLDGPELPGAEDLQRQAQGLLRRGEEAARASDSLRRLKRREIARTAVADLLGRADLAAVAGQLTALAEASLDAGVTLATGELPISFAVIGMGKLGGGEIGYASDLDVILVFEPAEARAEALEVADGLVRSLSEITREGFAFEVDLGLRPEGRDGPIARTPDSTVTYYRQWADSWEFQALTQARHVAGDASLSARVLEALTPLVYPVEPSSAREQAIRQMKARVERERAGGRRGIGVRRGDRTDLKLGPGGLADAEWTAQLLQLRHGGTHESLRVPGTLPALDALEREVILEAREAAWLRDGWRQLARIRNALYLAGHRETGLLPTGPGQLDHVARMLGYEAPGGQALTEDVGRAMRRVRKIHERRFYAG from the coding sequence ATGGCCGAGCCCGGGGCAGGGTCCCCGGCCCACCTCCCGGCGAACGCCGCGGAGGAGCGGACGGACCCGGCACGGAGCACGCGCGACCCCACCTCCGCGCTCTTCGCGCGGATCGGCGTGTCCAGGGAGGAGGGCGCCCAGTCGCTCTCGACGCTCGGTGTCTGGACGGCGGACGGGCCGGTGTGGGAGGACGACCGGGGGTGGACCGCGCCGGCCGTGGTCGACGCGTTGACCACGGCGCCCGCGCCGGCCCCGGCCCTGCGCGGGCTCGTGCGGATCGTCGAGACCTACGGCGTGGCGGCCGTGCGCGGGGACCCGCACCTTATCGCCCGGCTCGCGGCTCTCGCCGCGGTCAGCGACGCGCTCGTCGACGTGGCCATCACCCATCCCGAGGTGTTGGAGCTCCTGGCGGGTGTGCTCGATCCCGACCTGGTTGAGCGCGTCCGCCAGCGGGCGAACCAGGCACTGGCCGGCCAGGACGACGAGGGGGCCGCAGCCGGCTTGGCGCGCGTCCAGCGGCTCGGGCTCCTGCGCATCGCCGCACGCGACCTGATCGGTCTCGCGGACACGCCCTCCGCCAGCGCGGAGCTCGCCGACCTGGCGGCCGGCCTCCTGCGAGCCGCTCTCGACCGGGCACAGCGGGACGAGGACGTCCGGGTCGCGGTGATCGGCATGGGTAAGCTCGGCGGACGCGAGCTCAACTACGTCTCCGACGTGGACGTCATGTTCGTGCACGAGGGCGACGGGGACGCGGCGACCCGCGTCTGTCGGCGCTTCCTCGCCCTGCTGCGCGAGCGCACCGCCGACGGCCAGGTCTACGACGTCGACGCCAACCTGCGCCCCGAAGGGCGCGACGGTCCGCTCTCGCGCACGCTCGACGCCTATCGGGCGTACTACGACCGGTGGGCGCACACCTGGGAGTACCAGGCGCTGCTCAAGGCGCGTCCCGTGGCGGGGGATCCCGAGCTGGGGCGGGCGTTCGCCGAGCTCACGGCCCCGTACGTCTGGCCCGACCGGCGCGAGCGGGATGCGATCGGCGAGATCCAGGCCATGAAGACCTCGGTGGAGGAGAGTGCCGCGGTCCAGAAGGCGGGCAGCCGGGAGGTCAAGCTGGCACCCGGTGGGATCCGGGACATCGAGTTCGCGGTCCAGCTCCTGCAACTCGTCCACGGGCGCCACGACCCCGCGCTGCGGAGCCCCAACACCCTGGAGGCGTTGGCCAGCCTCGCCGATCACGGCTACGTCGACGAGGGCGACGCGAACCTGTTCGGCGACGCCTACCAGTTCCTTCGCACGGTCGAGCACCGGCTGCAGTTGCGCGGCCTGAGGCGAACCCACGTGGTGCCGCAGGACGAGGCGCGCCGTGACCGTCTGGCACGGGCGTGCGGGTTCCGTGACATCCGGGCCGAGACGGCCGCGAGCCAGTTCGACCGCGAGTACGCGCGGGTGCAGAGCTACGTGCGGCGCCTCCACGAGAAGCTGTTCTACCGTCCGCTCCTCGGTCGCTTCGCGGAGCTCTCGGCCAGCGACCAGCTCGTCGTCGACGGTGCCGAGAGCGAGCTCGGGCACCAGGCCGCGATCGAACGGCTGGCCGCGCTCGGCTTCGCCGTCCCCGAGCGGGCGCTGCGCGACCTCGAGGCCCTGGCGGGTGGCGTGTCGCGCCGAGCACGGTTGTTGCGCGCCCTGCTGCCGGGCATGCTCGCGACGTTCGCCGAGGCGCCCGATCCGGACGGGGGGCTCTCGGCCTTCCGGGAACTGGCCGAGCGGCTGGAGAAGACGCCGCAGTTCCTGCGCACCCTGCAGGACAACCCGCCCGTCGGGGACGTCCTCGCGCGGGTCCTCGGGCAGTCGCGCCTGGTCGGGGAGTGGCTCGCGCGCCAGCCGGAGCTCCTGCCCGGCCTCGACGGGCCCGAGTTGCCCGGCGCGGAGGACCTGCAGCGGCAGGCGCAGGGTCTGTTGCGTCGCGGTGAGGAGGCAGCTCGGGCATCCGACAGCCTCCGCCGGTTGAAACGCCGCGAGATCGCACGCACGGCGGTGGCCGACCTCCTCGGCCGCGCCGACCTCGCCGCCGTGGCCGGTCAGCTGACCGCGCTCGCCGAGGCTTCCCTCGACGCGGGCGTGACGCTCGCGACGGGTGAGCTCCCGATCTCCTTCGCGGTCATCGGGATGGGCAAGCTCGGTGGGGGGGAGATCGGCTACGCGAGCGACCTCGACGTCATCCTCGTGTTCGAGCCGGCCGAGGCGCGCGCCGAGGCGCTCGAGGTCGCCGACGGACTCGTGCGTTCGCTCTCGGAGATCACCCGCGAGGGCTTCGCGTTCGAGGTCGACCTCGGGCTGCGGCCGGAGGGCCGCGACGGGCCGATCGCGCGAACACCCGACTCGACGGTCACGTACTACCGACAGTGGGCGGACTCCTGGGAGTTCCAGGCACTCACGCAAGCCCGGCACGTCGCCGGCGACGCCTCGCTGTCCGCCCGCGTCCTCGAGGCCCTGACCCCCCTGGTCTACCCCGTCGAGCCGTCGTCGGCTCGGGAACAGGCCATCCGGCAGATGAAGGCGCGGGTGGAACGGGAGCGCGCGGGCGGACGTCGCGGGATCGGGGTGCGCCGGGGTGACCGCACGGACCTGAAACTCGGCCCCGGCGGCTTGGCGGACGCCGAATGGACGGCGCAGCTGCTGCAGTTGCGCCACGGAGGAACGCACGAGTCGCTGCGGGTGCCCGGTACACTGCCCGCGCTCGACGCGCTCGAACGCGAGGTGATCCTGGAGGCCCGGGAGGCCGCGTGGCTGCGCGACGGGTGGCGGCAGCTCGCGAGGATCCGCAACGCGCTGTACCTGGCTGGCCACCGCGAGACCGGCCTCCTGCCGACCGGTCCCGGCCAACTCGATCACGTCGCGCGCATGCTGGGCTACGAGGCGCCGGGCGGCCAGGCGTTGACCGAGGACGTGGGGCGTGCCATGCGTCGGGTCCGGAAAATCCACGAGCGTCGCTTCTACGCTGGCTAA
- a CDS encoding glutamine synthetase family protein — protein MDKQQEYVLRTVEERDIRFVRLWFTDVLGMLKSVAITSSEIEGAFAEGIGFDGSAVDGFARVQESDMLAVPDASTFQVLPWRGEEAGVARMFCDIQTPEGEPFAADPRHVLRRNLARAGDMGFSFYVHPEMEFFLFNGPDDPTPLDQGGYFDLTPLDVQSDFRRQAIQTLEAMGISVEYSHHEVAPSQHEIDLRYADALAMADNVMTYRLVLKEVAMRRGIYATFMPKPLAEHWGSAMHTHVSMFDGDTNAFYDPSDPHHLSDIGKKFVAGVLAHAREITAVCCQWVNSYKRLVPGFEAPVYVSWGRHNRSSLIRIPMYKPHKGASARVEFRAPDPACNPYLAFSLILAAGLRGIEKGYELPAEAEDNIYEMTQAERAAAGIDRLPHNLGEALHVMEDSELVAEALGEHVFDFFLRNKHTEWEQYRAQVTPFEIDKYLPML, from the coding sequence GTGGACAAGCAGCAGGAGTACGTGCTCCGCACCGTCGAGGAGCGGGACATCCGCTTCGTGCGCCTCTGGTTCACCGACGTGCTCGGAATGCTCAAGTCGGTGGCGATCACCTCGAGCGAGATCGAGGGTGCGTTCGCGGAGGGCATCGGGTTCGACGGCAGCGCCGTTGACGGCTTCGCGCGGGTCCAGGAGTCCGACATGCTCGCGGTGCCGGACGCCTCGACCTTCCAGGTCCTGCCGTGGCGGGGTGAGGAGGCCGGCGTCGCCCGCATGTTCTGCGACATCCAGACCCCCGAGGGCGAGCCGTTCGCCGCGGACCCGCGTCACGTGCTGCGTCGCAACCTCGCCCGAGCGGGGGACATGGGCTTCAGCTTCTACGTCCATCCCGAGATGGAGTTCTTCCTCTTCAACGGGCCCGACGACCCGACGCCGCTCGACCAGGGCGGGTACTTCGATCTCACGCCGCTGGACGTGCAGTCGGACTTCCGGCGCCAGGCGATCCAGACCCTCGAGGCGATGGGCATCTCGGTGGAGTACAGCCACCACGAGGTCGCCCCCAGCCAGCACGAGATCGACCTGCGGTACGCGGACGCGCTCGCGATGGCCGACAACGTGATGACCTACCGCCTCGTGCTCAAAGAGGTGGCGATGCGGCGGGGGATCTACGCGACCTTCATGCCGAAGCCTCTCGCCGAGCACTGGGGCTCGGCCATGCACACGCACGTGTCGATGTTCGACGGCGACACGAACGCTTTCTACGACCCGAGCGACCCCCACCACCTGTCCGACATCGGCAAGAAGTTCGTCGCGGGCGTGCTCGCGCACGCGCGTGAGATCACCGCCGTGTGCTGTCAGTGGGTGAACAGCTACAAGCGGTTGGTGCCCGGCTTCGAGGCGCCGGTCTACGTCTCGTGGGGCCGTCACAACCGCTCTTCGCTGATCCGCATCCCCATGTACAAGCCCCACAAGGGGGCGTCCGCCCGCGTGGAGTTCCGGGCGCCCGATCCCGCGTGCAACCCCTATCTCGCGTTCAGCCTGATCCTGGCCGCCGGCCTGCGCGGCATCGAGAAGGGCTACGAGCTGCCCGCCGAGGCCGAGGACAACATCTACGAGATGACCCAGGCGGAGCGGGCCGCGGCGGGGATCGACCGGCTGCCGCACAACCTCGGTGAGGCGCTGCACGTGATGGAGGACTCGGAGCTGGTCGCTGAAGCACTGGGCGAGCACGTCTTCGACTTCTTCCTCCGCAACAAGCACACCGAGTGGGAGCAGTACCGCGCCCAGGTCACGCCGTTCGAGATCGACAAGTACCTGCCGATGCTGTGA
- a CDS encoding ammonium transporter, which yields MRRTTRRVLVVGALLAGLLIAMAAPALAQDALDVHTETTVTFYLLVMVLVFLMHPGFSMLEAGLTASNNAANIMMKNMMVISITFIAYFAVGWGLHYGVSAGGLFGTNEFFIVPGTYGAELGDFAFLSSEFMFDAVFAATAATIVSGAVAGRMNLWGFMVLTLVMTAVIYPVVGHWGWGGGWLEEGGFVDFAGSTIVHLTGGVAAITAAAILGPRPGKYDDRGKARITPGHSSPLAILGVFLLFFGWFGFNGGSVLPDPDTIDGPLFLEIGPVLLTTALAASAGAITAAVISAIRSGGKTDVSMTGNGLLAGLVGITAGADLVEPYAAILVGLVAGILVSIAVPLVERMGVDDAVGAFSVHGVCGVLGTWWVGFYAVDGGLFYGGGFDLASWAIIGTVAVTVFVALMTAVVCYALKSAGLLRVDDGALEEEGLDVHEHGMAGYPEGALAGNTE from the coding sequence ATGAGGCGAACGACACGACGCGTGCTCGTCGTGGGAGCGCTGCTGGCGGGCTTGCTGATCGCCATGGCTGCGCCCGCGCTCGCGCAGGACGCGCTCGACGTGCACACAGAGACCACGGTGACCTTCTACCTGCTGGTGATGGTGCTGGTCTTCCTGATGCATCCGGGCTTCTCGATGCTCGAGGCCGGTCTCACGGCCTCGAACAACGCCGCGAACATCATGATGAAGAACATGATGGTGATCTCCATCACGTTCATCGCCTACTTCGCCGTCGGCTGGGGCTTGCACTACGGCGTGAGCGCCGGAGGGCTGTTCGGGACCAACGAGTTCTTCATCGTCCCGGGCACGTACGGAGCGGAGCTGGGCGACTTCGCGTTCCTGTCGAGCGAGTTCATGTTCGACGCCGTGTTCGCGGCGACCGCCGCGACGATCGTGTCCGGCGCGGTCGCGGGGCGGATGAACCTCTGGGGCTTCATGGTCCTCACGCTCGTGATGACCGCCGTGATCTACCCGGTCGTGGGGCACTGGGGTTGGGGCGGTGGCTGGCTCGAGGAGGGTGGCTTCGTCGACTTCGCCGGGTCCACGATCGTTCACCTCACCGGGGGCGTGGCGGCCATCACCGCGGCCGCGATCCTCGGCCCGCGGCCCGGGAAGTACGACGATCGGGGCAAGGCGCGGATCACGCCGGGGCACTCCTCGCCACTCGCGATCCTGGGCGTGTTCCTGCTCTTCTTCGGCTGGTTCGGGTTCAACGGGGGCTCGGTGTTGCCGGATCCCGACACGATCGACGGCCCCCTGTTCCTCGAGATCGGCCCGGTCCTGCTGACCACGGCGCTCGCGGCCAGCGCGGGGGCGATCACCGCCGCGGTGATTTCGGCGATCCGCTCGGGCGGGAAGACGGACGTGTCGATGACCGGCAACGGCCTGCTGGCCGGCCTCGTCGGGATCACCGCCGGTGCGGACCTCGTGGAGCCGTACGCCGCGATCCTCGTGGGGCTCGTCGCGGGCATCCTCGTCTCGATCGCGGTGCCGCTCGTCGAGCGGATGGGAGTCGACGACGCCGTCGGCGCCTTCAGCGTGCACGGCGTCTGCGGTGTTCTCGGGACCTGGTGGGTCGGGTTCTACGCGGTCGACGGAGGGTTGTTCTACGGCGGTGGCTTCGATCTGGCCTCTTGGGCGATCATCGGGACCGTCGCGGTGACCGTGTTCGTCGCGTTGATGACCGCGGTCGTCTGCTACGCGCTCAAGTCGGCCGGGCTCCTGCGGGTCGACGACGGCGCCCTGGAGGAGGAGGGCCTCGACGTCCACGAGCACGGCATGGCCGGCTATCCGGAAGGCGCCCTCGCCGGCAACACCGAGTAG
- a CDS encoding NAD+ synthase, whose amino-acid sequence MRVALCQFNPTVGDLGGNLAALLGGYRRAVDAGADLVVTGELGLTGYPPEDLVTKPAFVRATARGLEELAASTGSVTLVVGFVEDVQGEDETTVDTVMSEAETTRTLANAAAVLRDGRIVDVYRKQRIPNYGVFDEARYFQPGSGTLLLEVPSHGTRSCRVGVTICEDLWGDGGPLPATAAAGADVLLSLNASPYQRGKREQREHWAVHHARSTGTWLVYCNLVGGQDEVVFDGDSFVVAPDGAVTARGAQFTEDIVLTEVGPAASAVPTTATRLEPETAIYDALVLGTRDYLGKNGFADAIVGVSGGIDSALAAAIAVDALGPARVTCVAMPSPYSSQGSLEDAEALASLLGTPYRVLPIEGPMKAFEEALAPVFAGTEPDVAEENLQSRIRGALLMAQSNKFGALLLAAGNKSEYAVGYATLYGDMAGGLAVLKDVDKTTVWALARRRNGGRREGWLGPDGPAIPERSITKPPSAELRPDQQDTDSLPPYEVLDPVLRGYVEEARSVDELVADGFDRHVVREVARLVDGAEYKRRQAPPGIKVTARAFGRDRRWPITQAWPG is encoded by the coding sequence ATGCGCGTGGCCCTCTGCCAGTTCAACCCGACCGTCGGCGACCTCGGGGGCAACCTCGCCGCGTTGCTGGGGGGATATCGGCGGGCGGTCGACGCGGGCGCCGATCTCGTGGTCACCGGCGAGCTCGGCCTCACCGGATACCCGCCCGAGGACCTGGTCACCAAGCCCGCCTTCGTCCGCGCCACGGCGCGCGGGCTCGAGGAGCTCGCCGCTTCAACCGGCTCCGTGACGCTGGTGGTCGGTTTCGTCGAGGACGTGCAGGGCGAGGACGAGACCACGGTCGACACGGTGATGAGCGAGGCCGAGACGACCCGCACGCTGGCCAACGCTGCCGCAGTGCTGCGCGACGGTCGGATCGTGGACGTGTACCGCAAGCAGCGCATCCCCAACTACGGCGTGTTCGACGAGGCCCGCTACTTCCAGCCCGGATCCGGGACCCTCCTGCTGGAGGTCCCCAGCCACGGAACCCGGTCGTGCCGCGTCGGCGTCACCATCTGCGAGGACCTCTGGGGGGACGGCGGACCGTTGCCCGCCACCGCCGCCGCCGGCGCGGACGTCCTGCTCAGCTTGAACGCGAGCCCCTACCAGCGGGGCAAGCGCGAACAGCGCGAACACTGGGCCGTGCATCACGCTCGGTCGACGGGGACGTGGCTAGTCTACTGCAACCTGGTCGGCGGCCAGGACGAGGTGGTGTTCGACGGGGACTCGTTCGTGGTCGCACCCGACGGCGCCGTCACCGCCCGGGGTGCGCAGTTCACCGAGGACATCGTGCTGACCGAGGTCGGGCCGGCGGCGTCCGCGGTCCCCACGACCGCCACGCGGCTCGAGCCCGAGACGGCCATCTACGACGCCCTGGTCCTCGGCACCCGCGACTACCTGGGCAAGAACGGCTTCGCCGACGCGATCGTCGGCGTGTCCGGTGGGATCGATTCCGCGCTCGCCGCCGCGATCGCCGTCGACGCCCTGGGACCCGCTCGGGTGACGTGCGTCGCGATGCCCTCGCCGTACAGCTCGCAAGGCTCCCTGGAGGACGCCGAGGCGCTGGCCTCGCTCCTTGGCACCCCCTATCGGGTCCTGCCGATCGAGGGCCCCATGAAGGCCTTCGAGGAGGCCCTCGCGCCCGTGTTCGCCGGCACAGAGCCCGACGTCGCCGAGGAGAACCTGCAGAGCCGCATCCGTGGCGCCCTGCTCATGGCGCAGTCGAACAAGTTCGGCGCCCTGCTGCTCGCGGCGGGCAACAAGAGCGAGTACGCGGTCGGCTACGCGACCCTCTACGGCGACATGGCCGGGGGCCTCGCTGTCCTCAAGGACGTGGACAAGACCACGGTCTGGGCACTCGCACGGCGCCGCAACGGTGGTCGTCGAGAGGGTTGGCTGGGTCCGGACGGTCCGGCGATCCCCGAGCGTTCGATCACGAAGCCCCCGTCGGCCGAGCTACGGCCGGACCAGCAGGACACGGACTCACTCCCGCCGTACGAGGTCCTCGACCCGGTGCTGCGCGGCTACGTGGAGGAGGCGCGCTCAGTCGACGAGCTCGTCGCCGACGGCTTCGACCGCCACGTCGTGCGCGAGGTCGCCCGCCTCGTCGACGGTGCGGAGTACAAGCGCCGTCAGGCGCCGCCCGGGATCAAGGTCACCGCGCGGGCCTTCGGCCGCGATCGACGCTGGCCGATCACGCAGGCGTGGCCCGGCTGA
- a CDS encoding EAL domain-containing protein, translating to MPSPSPHARGVPWAVGTTSSLARLLALAGEELDADVQLLPPHAEPRRPEHGRLLRLCYPDGRLRAWLSIAPDRRARLSSDTERIVRLIARFVDGELAEAIDVTTVDRECEAGIRTVLERGHLRIVYQPIVDLATGDVVGVEALSRFPEPPQNPPDVWFAHAATLGLGIPLEVLAVRRAVEVLDQLPASAYLSVNVSPAAAASDELARALADVPVDRLVLEITEHAEVSDYAALNAAVDRLRARGARLAVDDTGSGFASMRHVLRLAPDIVKLDTTLTSDIDSDSFLRALGFSLRSFASAIDAEVVAEGIETGRELDALRFLGVRYGQGYYLRPPGPLALEPPLSLAGRLGEGETAPLHRPRESGGRGDVQDMGSFSRATPA from the coding sequence ATGCCATCACCTTCCCCGCACGCCCGCGGCGTCCCGTGGGCGGTTGGCACGACCTCCTCGCTTGCTCGGCTCCTCGCCCTGGCGGGCGAGGAGCTCGATGCCGACGTGCAATTGCTCCCCCCGCACGCCGAGCCACGGCGGCCCGAGCACGGGCGGCTCCTGCGGCTCTGCTACCCGGACGGGCGGCTACGGGCGTGGCTGTCGATCGCGCCCGACCGGCGTGCCCGCCTGAGTTCCGACACCGAGCGGATCGTCCGGCTCATCGCGCGGTTCGTCGACGGCGAACTGGCCGAGGCGATCGACGTCACGACCGTGGACCGGGAGTGTGAGGCGGGGATCCGCACCGTCCTCGAGCGGGGCCACCTGCGGATCGTCTACCAGCCGATCGTCGACCTGGCCACCGGGGACGTGGTCGGTGTGGAGGCGCTCTCGCGCTTCCCCGAGCCTCCACAGAACCCGCCGGACGTCTGGTTCGCGCATGCCGCCACCCTGGGGCTCGGGATCCCCCTGGAGGTGCTCGCCGTCCGCCGTGCCGTCGAGGTTCTGGATCAGCTCCCCGCGTCGGCCTACCTATCGGTGAACGTCAGCCCCGCAGCGGCCGCCAGCGACGAGCTCGCCCGTGCGTTGGCCGACGTGCCCGTCGATCGGCTGGTACTCGAGATCACCGAGCACGCCGAGGTCAGCGACTACGCCGCCCTGAACGCTGCCGTGGACCGACTGCGCGCGCGGGGTGCGCGGCTCGCCGTCGACGACACGGGATCGGGCTTCGCCAGCATGCGGCACGTGCTGCGGCTGGCTCCGGACATCGTCAAGCTCGACACGACGCTCACCAGTGACATCGACTCGGACTCGTTCCTGCGCGCCCTGGGCTTCAGCCTCCGGTCGTTCGCGTCCGCGATCGACGCCGAAGTGGTCGCGGAGGGCATCGAGACCGGACGCGAGCTCGACGCCCTGCGGTTCCTCGGCGTGCGGTACGGCCAGGGTTACTATCTGCGGCCGCCGGGGCCGCTCGCGCTGGAGCCCCCGCTATCGCTCGCGGGGCGCCTCGGTGAGGGCGAGACCGCGCCGCTGCACCGACCACGTGAGTCGGGTGGCCGGGGGGACGTGCAGGACATGGGGTCGTTCAGCCGGGCCACGCCTGCGTGA
- the dtd gene encoding D-aminoacyl-tRNA deacylase encodes MRLVIQRVTRAAVSADGEITGSIGPGLAVLVGVGQRSTVEDARWLAAKTEQLRVFPGEGGRMARSVVELGGGILAVSQFTLYGDTRKGRRPSFTAAAGPEQGEELYDAYCAALSVPVATGRFGAYMTVDLAADGPVTLLLRSEDGEREGP; translated from the coding sequence ATGCGCCTGGTGATCCAGCGCGTGACCCGGGCGGCGGTGTCCGCGGACGGTGAGATCACCGGCTCCATCGGCCCTGGTCTCGCCGTCCTGGTCGGCGTCGGCCAGCGGTCCACGGTCGAGGATGCGCGCTGGCTGGCCGCCAAGACCGAACAACTGCGCGTGTTCCCCGGCGAGGGCGGCCGCATGGCCCGATCGGTGGTGGAGCTCGGAGGCGGGATCCTGGCCGTTTCGCAGTTCACGCTGTACGGCGACACCCGCAAGGGGCGGCGTCCTTCGTTCACCGCGGCCGCGGGGCCCGAGCAGGGCGAGGAGCTCTACGACGCGTACTGCGCGGCGCTCTCGGTCCCCGTCGCGACCGGTCGGTTCGGGGCGTACATGACCGTTGACCTCGCCGCCGACGGTCCGGTCACCCTGCTCCTTCGCAGCGAGGACGGCGAGCGCGAAGGTCCTTGA